One Catillopecten margaritatus gill symbiont DNA window includes the following coding sequences:
- the ygfZ gene encoding tRNA-modifying protein YgfZ yields the protein MSKRNPKLKVSGADAQSFLQGQLSNDIDKIVEGAWQLNAYCQHQGRIIALMWVGKQGDDFLLDFAMDLYEVVKNRLTMFALNADIIFTQIEAQTASIEAAQVTLATTEKFIPQDLNLDIDEVGVSFTKGCYPGQEVVARVHYLGKPKKRLYQFTCDFEVLPLDKITLEDETKTVGTVLNQVKSCFFAVVKIAEKEQDFFINNKPIKLLELANFSD from the coding sequence ATGTCAAAAAGAAACCCCAAACTCAAAGTCAGCGGTGCAGATGCCCAATCTTTTCTACAAGGACAATTGTCAAACGATATTGACAAGATTGTTGAGGGTGCGTGGCAATTGAATGCTTATTGTCAGCATCAAGGACGCATTATTGCGTTGATGTGGGTGGGTAAGCAGGGTGATGATTTCTTGTTGGATTTTGCGATGGATTTATATGAGGTGGTAAAAAATCGGTTGACGATGTTTGCTTTAAATGCAGACATTATTTTTACCCAAATTGAGGCGCAAACAGCGTCTATTGAAGCAGCACAGGTTACTTTAGCAACGACTGAAAAATTCATCCCACAGGATTTAAATCTTGACATTGATGAAGTGGGTGTGAGTTTTACCAAAGGTTGTTACCCTGGGCAAGAGGTGGTAGCACGGGTGCATTATCTCGGCAAGCCGAAGAAAAGATTGTATCAATTTACCTGTGATTTTGAAGTGTTGCCACTTGATAAGATAACCTTGGAAGATGAGACAAAAACAGTCGGAACGGTGCTAAATCAGGTAAAATCTTGTTTCTTTGCAGTTGTGAAAATTGCTGAAAAAGAACAAGATTTTTTTATTAACAACAAGCCAATTAAATTGCTTGAATTGGCTAATTTTTCAGATTAA